The following is a genomic window from Brevibacterium limosum.
TGCAGAACAACCAGTATGCGATCTCCACTCCCCTGCGCGAGCAGACGAACGCGACGATGCTCGCCGACCGCGCCGCCGGCTACGGAATGCCGGGCCTGCGCGTCGACGGCAATGACGTCGCCGCCGTATTCGCCGCTGTCTCCGCCGCCCTCGAGCGCGGTCGCAACGGAGATGGTCCGACCCTCATCGAGTGCCTCACCTACCGGATGGAGTCGCACACGAACTCCGACGATCCGACGAAGTACCGCGACACCGAGGAGGTCGAGCACTGGAAGCAGTTCGATCCCATCGATCGACTCGAGAAGTACCTGCGACAGACAGGGGCTCTTGACGATGCGAGAGTCGCAGAGGTCGCCGAGGCGGCCGAGGCCTTGGCCGCGTCCGTCCGCGATGCGATGAACGCCGAGGCCGAGATCGACCCGCGCGAACTCTTCGCCCACGTCTACGCGAGCCCGCGCACGGCCCTGACCGAGCAGCGGCAGGTCCTCGAAGCCGAACTCGCAGCGGCAGGTCACGCATGAGCGTCGAGACGGGAACCGACCCAACCACCGATCCGACCGCGGTGAACGCCGAAACAGCCACAGCCACCTCGGCGAGCAATGACGGGGCCACACCGTCATCGGTGACGATGACGAAGGCCCTCAACCAGGCGCTGCGGGATTCTCTGGCCGACGACGACACCGTGCTCGTCTTCGGTGAGGATGTCGGCCGCCTCGGCGGGGTCTTCCGTGTCACAGAAGGTCTGCGGGCCGAATTCGGGTCGAATCGGGTGTGGGATTCCCCGCTGGCGGAGTCGGGCATCATCGGCACCGCGATCGGCATGGCGATGAACGGGATGCGTCCCGTCGTCGAGATGCAGTTCGACGCCTACGCCTACCCTGCGTTCGAGCAGATCGTCTCCCATGTGGCGAAGATGCGGAATCGGACGAAGGGCCGGGTGAGCCTGCCGATCACGATTCGGATCCCCTATGCCGGCGACATCGGCGGGGTCGAGCATCATTCGGATTCCTCGGAAGTCTATTGGACGTCGACGCCGGGTCTCACCGTCGTCACGCCGTCGAATCCGGCGGATGCGTATTCGCTGCTGCGCGAGTCGATCGCCTCCGACGATCCGGTCGTGTTCATGGAGCCGAAGTCGCGGTACTGGATGAAGGAGACGCTGTCCCTGCCGGTCACGACGGCACCGATGAATCGGGCGCAGGTCATCCGCGAAGGCACCGACGTCACTTTGCTCGCCTATGGTCCGACCGTGCGCACGGCGCTCGAAACTGCTGAGGCCGGAGCCGAACACGGACTGTCCATCGAGGTCATCGACCTGCGCACGCTCTCACCATTCGATGATGAGACGGTATCCGCCTCGGTGCGCAAGACCTCGCGTGCGGCAATCATCCACGAGGCCGCGCAGTTCGGCGGATACGGCGCCGAGGTGGCCGCCCGCCTCACTGAACGCAACTTCACCTTTCTGTCGGCCCCGATCCTGCGAGTCACCGGGTTCGATGTGCCCTATCCGTCGCCGAAGCTCGAGGAGTTCTACTTGCCGACCGTCGAACGTGTGCTCGATGCGCTCGAGTCCTGGGATTGGGAGCTGTGATGAGTCCTGATGTGAATACGGGCACGCGCGAGTTCATCCTCCCCGACCTGGGTGAAGGTCTCACCGAGGCGGAGCTGATCTCCTGGAGGGTCGAGATCGGCGATGAGGTCCACGTCGATCAGATGGTCGTCGAGGTCGAGTCCGCGAAGTCCGTCGTCGAGCTCCCCTGCCCGTACGCCGGGCGGATCGTCAGCCTCCACGCGAACGCCGGAGACACTGTCAGCGCAGGTCAGGCCCTGCTCTCCGTCGCCGAGGCGGGGGCCGAGGCAGGCGGGGACGCTGGGTCGGTGGATGGCGACGGTGTCGCGAGCGCGGTGGCGAGCACGACCGCAGTCGACGCAAACGGCGGAGACGGCGGAGACGGCGGTGGCCAGACTGGCGCCAGCGAATCGAGCGGCGCGAACCTCATCGGCTACGGCACCTCCGAACCGAAGACCCGGTCGACGAAGACACGGTCGTTCGGAGGCAAGCGCGCAGCCACACCGGATGCGACATCTACCGCCGCACCGACTGCGGCTCCCGCTGTTCCGACAGTCATCCCGGATGCCCCCTCGCAGCCGCCGACAGAGGCGTCGGCACCCGCTGATGGCTCGTCACCGTCCTCCACGGTCTACTCGTCGGTGTCCGCCACCGACGAATCATCGAGGGATGCGGATAATAACGCCTCCCCCGTGTCCTCGCCGCTCGTGCGCAAGCTCGCGAAGGATCACGGCATCAGCGCTAAGCACCTGCCCGGCACGGGCCCCGGTGGGGTCGTGACCAGGGCCGATGTACTTGCCGCGGTCGAATCCGGGGCGGGAACGAACCACGACGGTGCCACCGCGCACGTCCCCGCGGGGACGTCACCGGCGAACCAACCGCACCTGGGCACGGAACGGGGAGCCGCCTCGGCGAGCGTTTCTGCATCCGGAACAGCCGCCGCGGCGAAGTTGCCCGCCTCCGCCGGCGACGCCGCAGCAGTGAGCCCCGACCCTGCCGACCGCGATACCCGCACCCCGATCACGGGGCTGCGGAAGGTCGTGTCCGAACGCCTCACGAAGTCTCGGCAGGAGATCCCCGAGGCGACCATCTGGCTCGATGTCGACGCTACCGAGCTGCTCAACACGAAGCGCGCGCTCGAGGCGCGGACCGGTGAGAAGTATTCGCTGCTGTCCCTCGTCGCCCGCTTCGTCGTGGCCGGGTTGAAGAAGTACCCGATCATCAACTCGTCGATCGACACGGCTGCCGGCGAGATCGTCACCCACGGCGACATCAACCTCGGCCTGGCCGCGCAGACACCTCGCGGGCTCATGGTCCCCGTCGTCCCCGGGGCCGGCGAGATGAGCCTGCGGCAGCTGCGCGACACCGTGTCCGAGACCGTCGGGAAGGCGGCTGCGGGCAAGTTCGATCCGTCCGAACTGTCCGGCGGCACGTTCACCCTGAACAACTACGGGGTGTTCGGCGTCGACGGTTCGGCCCCGATCATCAACCTCCCCGAGGTGGCCATGCTCGGCCTCGGCCGGATCAAGGACCGCCCATGGGTCGTCGATGGCGAGCTGACCGTGCGCAAGGTGATGTATCTGTCCTTCGTCTTCGACCATCGCGCCTGTGACGGTCAGGAGCCGAGTCAGTTCCTCACCTTCGTCGCCGACTGCATCGAAAACCCGATCTCACTCCTGCCGGAACTCTGAGCGTCGCCGGGACGAGCCGCCTCGGCGTCGTTCAAGCGTCAGCGCACTTGTCGTGAGGTACACCTTTCGACAAGTGCGCTCGGCCTTGAACGACGCTGCCCGCGCCGCACTCACCGGCGAGATTCCACGATTCGGACCCTTCTCCGTCGCTCATGGTCGACACCACTAGCCTTGCCGGGTCATCTTGCCGAAGACGTACATGGTGAAAGGGTGCGCGCATGTCCCGGACTCATTATTCACGACCGCCGTCGAGACCACCTCGGCGGCGGTTCTCCCTGTTCCTGCTCATCATCCCGGTCGTTCTCTACGCCCTCACCCCGATCGTGGCGAATTCGGTCGAGCCGCGAATCGCCGGACTGCCGTTCGTCGTCACCTACACGATCATCGTCACGGTCCTCACCTGGTTCTTCGTCTGGATGACCGCACGCGGCGACCACTTCTACCGCGGTGACCTCCCCGAACACGTCCCCTCAGACGTCGCGTTCGGCGAGGACCATGCGGTCGACCCTGTCTCCGGCGATGCGCCCCACAACGACAGCGAGGAGGCCGGGACATGAGCACGTCGGCGATCATCGCCAGCATCATCTTCGGCCTCGCAATGCTCGCGACCATCGGCGTCGGCATCTGGTCTGGTCGCGGACGGGAGAAGTCCCTCGATGAGTGGTCGGTGTCAGGGCGCGGACTCGGCTTCGTCTTCATCCTGCTGCTCATGGCGGGCGAGACCTACACGTCATTCTCGTTCCTCGGCACGGCAGGCTGGTCCTACTCCTATGGTGTGCCGATCCTCTACCTCATCGGCTACCTGAGCGTCGGCCTCGTCGTCGCCTACCTCGTCGGCCCCCTGTTCTGGACCTACGCCGCCCGCCACAAGCTCGTCAGTCTCTCCGACATCGTCGAGCACCGATTCCGCTCCCGGGGGCTGGCGATCCTCGTGGCAGTGCTCGCGACGATCTTCATCGTCCCCTATATCCAGCTGCAGATCCAGGGCATGGGTGCGGTCGTCAACGCGATGAGCTTCGGTGCGATCGACCTCAAGATCGCCGCAATCATCTCCTTCATCGTCGCCGAGGCGTTCATCCTCGTCTCCGGTCTGCGCGGTTCCGCCTGGGTGAGCGTTCTCAAGGACGGACTGGTCATCCTCGCAGTGGCTTTCCTCGCGGTCTACGTGCCGCTGCACTATTTCGACGGACTCGCCCCGCTGCTCGATCGCCTCGTGGGCGAGAAGTCCCAATGGCTGACGTTCCCTGGTGCCGGTGAGGGCATCTACGGAGGCGCCTGGTTCATCTCGACGATCATCCTCAACGGCATCACCATCACCGTGTTTCCGACCTCGATCGCCGGATACCTGTCTGGCACGTCGGCGAATGCACTGCGCCGGAACTCGATCCTCCTGCCCTGGTACCAGCTGCTGCTGTTGGTGCCGATGATGGTCGGGGTGGCAGCGCTCTTCGTCGTCCCTGCACTCAAAGACGCCGACTTGGCATTGTTCTCGGTGGTCATCGACTCACTGCCCGCCCCGATCGTCGCGATCATCGGCGTCGCCGGAGCACTGTCGGCAATCGTGCCGATGAGCGTGTACATGCTCTCGGTCGGGTCGATGTGGGGCCGGACCATCCTCGGCGGCGGTTTGGCCGGGCCGAAGAATGCAGCCCAGATGACCGCCGAACAGCACGCCGCCCGTGGTCTGCGTCAGAAGGCGCTGTCCCAGTGGGTGTGCTTGGCCGTCGGTGTCATCGCTCTCGTGATGAGCCTGCTCATGCCGGATGCGCTCGTCGAGCTCTCGGTGCTCAGCTATGAAGGGCTCGCGCAGGTCGTCCCGGCCGCGCTCCTGTCCCTGTATTGGCCGCGCATGAGCAAGCAGGCTGCGGCCGCCGGTCTCCTCGTCGGCTCCGTCGTCATGGTCGCCCTCCACTACACGGGACTCGACCCGCTGCTCGGAATCAACGGCGGCCTGTGGGCGGTCGCCGCCAACCTCATCGTGGTCGTGGCGATCACCTTTGCGAAGCCGGATCCACGCTGGACGCCGAGAGCCGACCGGCAGCTCACCCGAGTGTGAGACGCCGCCAGTCCGCCAGATCCGCCAACATCTGCCGGTCGTGAGTGACGACGATGAGCGCCGCCGAGGCGGTTCCGAAGGCCTCCGTGAACTCGTCGACCAACGAGGCGGACAGGTGGTTCGTCGGCTCGTCGAGGATGAGCACATCAGGCTCGACCGCCAGGCACATCGCCAGTTGGAGTCTGCGCTGCTGTCCCTGCGACAGACGGCGGACCGGGGTCGCCGCGGCATCCGCATCGAGCAGGCCGAGAGCCTGCAGAGTGATGTCTCCACAGAAGGCCGTCGTTCGTCCATCCCCGTCGGCCTGCACAAACCTCGGTCCGCTGTCGAGTTCCGCTCGCAGGCAGTGGTCTTCGAAGACACGCTCGGCCGTGTCATCGGCGTTCCATTCCGGAACCTCCTGGCTGAGCAGTTCGACTCGTGCCTGCGGGCGCTGCCACAACTGTCCGTCACTGGGTTCGAGCCTGCCGGTGAGCACGTCGAGCAGCGTCGATTTGCCGGTGCCGTTCGCGCCGGTGATGAGCAGACGTTGACCGGGGTCGATGCTCAGGGACACCGTCTCGTTCAGCCGCCCTTGGACGGAGACCGCCTCCGCGCTCAGGAGCGGGCCGTCACCGACCGTGGAGGGCTGAGCTGCAGCCGTCGGGCGGCCAGCGTCCGAAGCCACCTGGTCGTCGTGCCGAGGCACCTGGTCGTCGTGCCGAGGCACCTGGTCGTCGTCTGCTCTCGGGACGTCGGGCCACTGCAGCCGCAAGGGCGGTTCGGGCACTGAAACGGCGTGGCGCTCGAGGTCCTCGACGCGTCGGTTGAAGGCCTGGACGACTCCCGCCGTCCTCGTCGCACGCTGATGTTTGCCCGTTCCCTTCGGCGGTCGCCATCCCGTCTTCAGCCGGGATCGGGCGTCATCGGCGGCGTCGGTCAGACGGGAGTGCTCGGCCACCTCGGCGAGGTATTCCTGTTCCCATCTCTGCCGATCCCGATGTTTCCCTTCGACCCATCCGGAGTATCCGCCGGAGTACTTCCGGGGACGGCCGTCGCGGCTCGGGTCGAGGTCGAGGAAGTCACCGGCGACGTCATGCAGCAGCGCCCGATCGTGGCTGACCAGGGCGAATCCGCCTTTGCGCTCCTGCAGACTCTTGGTGAGGAACGCCAGCGAGGACGCGTCGATGTGGTTCGTCGGCTCATCGAGCAGCAGAATATCCGTACTCGAACCGAGCACGACGGCCAAGCGCACCCGGTAGCGCTGCCCGACCGAGAGGCTCGCCAGGCTCCGCTGTCGATCGGTGCAGGCGGAGAGTCCCGCCAGTGCGGTGTCGATACGGCGCTCACCGTCCCAGGCGTCGAGGCGGGTCGCCAGTCCGAGGGCTTCCGAGAACGACTCATCGG
Proteins encoded in this region:
- a CDS encoding alpha-ketoacid dehydrogenase subunit beta: MSVETGTDPTTDPTAVNAETATATSASNDGATPSSVTMTKALNQALRDSLADDDTVLVFGEDVGRLGGVFRVTEGLRAEFGSNRVWDSPLAESGIIGTAIGMAMNGMRPVVEMQFDAYAYPAFEQIVSHVAKMRNRTKGRVSLPITIRIPYAGDIGGVEHHSDSSEVYWTSTPGLTVVTPSNPADAYSLLRESIASDDPVVFMEPKSRYWMKETLSLPVTTAPMNRAQVIREGTDVTLLAYGPTVRTALETAEAGAEHGLSIEVIDLRTLSPFDDETVSASVRKTSRAAIIHEAAQFGGYGAEVAARLTERNFTFLSAPILRVTGFDVPYPSPKLEEFYLPTVERVLDALESWDWEL
- a CDS encoding dihydrolipoamide acetyltransferase family protein translates to MSPDVNTGTREFILPDLGEGLTEAELISWRVEIGDEVHVDQMVVEVESAKSVVELPCPYAGRIVSLHANAGDTVSAGQALLSVAEAGAEAGGDAGSVDGDGVASAVASTTAVDANGGDGGDGGGQTGASESSGANLIGYGTSEPKTRSTKTRSFGGKRAATPDATSTAAPTAAPAVPTVIPDAPSQPPTEASAPADGSSPSSTVYSSVSATDESSRDADNNASPVSSPLVRKLAKDHGISAKHLPGTGPGGVVTRADVLAAVESGAGTNHDGATAHVPAGTSPANQPHLGTERGAASASVSASGTAAAAKLPASAGDAAAVSPDPADRDTRTPITGLRKVVSERLTKSRQEIPEATIWLDVDATELLNTKRALEARTGEKYSLLSLVARFVVAGLKKYPIINSSIDTAAGEIVTHGDINLGLAAQTPRGLMVPVVPGAGEMSLRQLRDTVSETVGKAAAGKFDPSELSGGTFTLNNYGVFGVDGSAPIINLPEVAMLGLGRIKDRPWVVDGELTVRKVMYLSFVFDHRACDGQEPSQFLTFVADCIENPISLLPEL
- a CDS encoding sodium:solute symporter family protein; amino-acid sequence: MSTSAIIASIIFGLAMLATIGVGIWSGRGREKSLDEWSVSGRGLGFVFILLLMAGETYTSFSFLGTAGWSYSYGVPILYLIGYLSVGLVVAYLVGPLFWTYAARHKLVSLSDIVEHRFRSRGLAILVAVLATIFIVPYIQLQIQGMGAVVNAMSFGAIDLKIAAIISFIVAEAFILVSGLRGSAWVSVLKDGLVILAVAFLAVYVPLHYFDGLAPLLDRLVGEKSQWLTFPGAGEGIYGGAWFISTIILNGITITVFPTSIAGYLSGTSANALRRNSILLPWYQLLLLVPMMVGVAALFVVPALKDADLALFSVVIDSLPAPIVAIIGVAGALSAIVPMSVYMLSVGSMWGRTILGGGLAGPKNAAQMTAEQHAARGLRQKALSQWVCLAVGVIALVMSLLMPDALVELSVLSYEGLAQVVPAALLSLYWPRMSKQAAAAGLLVGSVVMVALHYTGLDPLLGINGGLWAVAANLIVVVAITFAKPDPRWTPRADRQLTRV
- a CDS encoding ATP-binding cassette domain-containing protein; translation: MLGDREVLTGLDVTISAGSRLAVVGENGSGKTTLLHVLAGALPPDQGSLRRAGTVTLLEQALDADENRTVGDLINESLRLEHAALAALDAAGEAMARDEPGADESFSEALGLATRLDAWDGERRIDTALAGLSACTDRQRSLASLSVGQRYRVRLAVVLGSSTDILLLDEPTNHIDASSLAFLTKSLQERKGGFALVSHDRALLHDVAGDFLDLDPSRDGRPRKYSGGYSGWVEGKHRDRQRWEQEYLAEVAEHSRLTDAADDARSRLKTGWRPPKGTGKHQRATRTAGVVQAFNRRVEDLERHAVSVPEPPLRLQWPDVPRADDDQVPRHDDQVPRHDDQVASDAGRPTAAAQPSTVGDGPLLSAEAVSVQGRLNETVSLSIDPGQRLLITGANGTGKSTLLDVLTGRLEPSDGQLWQRPQARVELLSQEVPEWNADDTAERVFEDHCLRAELDSGPRFVQADGDGRTTAFCGDITLQALGLLDADAAATPVRRLSQGQQRRLQLAMCLAVEPDVLILDEPTNHLSASLVDEFTEAFGTASAALIVVTHDRQMLADLADWRRLTLG